The following proteins are co-located in the Acidobacteriota bacterium genome:
- the rplQ gene encoding 50S ribosomal protein L17, translating to MRHGVAHRKLGRVTEHRIALLRNQAQALLRHERIETTLPKAKELRPYVERIISIAKRSLVATGTDEEKRVRRLTAERLVARDVADKKVVTKLFDTLAPRFVERPGGYTRLLKLGHRRGDAAEVAQIELVGSEYDPNAGAETAAEATPAATGLRGRARAAVKKLQDEGAAPAEGEAKPRRARKSARKTDE from the coding sequence ATGAGACACGGTGTTGCCCATCGCAAGCTCGGACGCGTGACCGAGCACCGCATCGCCCTCCTGCGCAATCAGGCCCAGGCGCTGCTCCGCCACGAGCGGATCGAGACCACGCTGCCCAAGGCCAAGGAACTGCGTCCGTACGTCGAGCGCATCATCTCGATCGCCAAGCGCAGCCTCGTGGCCACGGGGACTGACGAGGAGAAGCGCGTCCGTCGCCTGACGGCCGAGCGCCTCGTGGCGCGCGACGTTGCCGACAAGAAGGTCGTCACCAAGCTGTTCGACACGCTCGCACCGCGCTTCGTGGAGCGTCCGGGTGGCTACACCCGCCTCCTCAAGCTGGGTCATCGTCGCGGCGACGCGGCGGAAGTGGCACAGATCGAGCTGGTCGGCAGTGAGTACGACCCGAACGCCGGGGCCGAGACGGCTGCCGAGGCGACTCCGGCCGCCACGGGACTCCGCGGCCGTGCCCGCGCTGCGGTGAAGAAGCTGCAGGACGAGGGTGCCGCGCCCGCCGAGGGCGAGGCGAAGCCCCGGCGCGCCCGCAAGTCGGCCAGGAAGACGGACGAGTAG
- a CDS encoding DNA-directed RNA polymerase subunit alpha translates to MLWKGFQRPKRLDVDREGQTGRFGRFTAQPFERGWGTTIGNAMRRVLLSSIEGAAITAVKIEGVQHEFSPVEGVVEDATDIILNLKQVPFKLHGDDTKMLYVRVDKAGPVLARDIEVDQSVEVLDPDAHIATVSEGGKLYMEMRLRNGRGYVSADRNFDEDLGIGWIPVDSVHSPVRKVNYLVESARVGQNTDYDKLILEVSTNGAISPTDAIELAAQLLRDHLFIFGGDDDDDVVIGEPGDTTPATLTEESNEHLDKSIEELELSVRSYNCLKNANIRTIRELVAKTENDLLKTKNFGRKSLNEIREILQTMGLSLGMSVEQPAQ, encoded by the coding sequence ATGCTGTGGAAGGGGTTCCAGCGCCCGAAGCGTCTCGACGTCGACCGCGAAGGCCAGACCGGCCGGTTCGGGCGGTTCACCGCGCAGCCATTCGAGCGCGGGTGGGGTACCACCATCGGCAACGCGATGCGCCGCGTGCTGCTGTCGTCCATCGAGGGCGCGGCCATCACCGCGGTGAAGATCGAGGGCGTCCAGCACGAGTTCTCGCCCGTCGAGGGCGTGGTGGAAGACGCCACCGACATCATCCTCAACCTCAAGCAGGTGCCGTTCAAGCTGCATGGGGATGACACGAAGATGCTGTACGTCCGCGTCGACAAGGCCGGGCCGGTGCTCGCGCGCGACATCGAGGTGGACCAGTCGGTCGAGGTCCTCGATCCCGACGCGCACATCGCCACCGTGTCCGAAGGCGGCAAGCTGTACATGGAGATGCGCCTGCGCAACGGGCGCGGCTACGTGTCGGCCGACCGCAACTTCGACGAGGATCTCGGTATCGGCTGGATCCCGGTGGACTCGGTGCACTCGCCGGTGCGCAAGGTCAACTACCTCGTCGAGTCGGCGCGCGTGGGCCAGAACACGGACTACGACAAGCTGATCCTCGAAGTCTCCACCAACGGCGCCATCTCGCCCACCGACGCGATCGAACTGGCCGCGCAGCTCCTGCGCGATCACCTGTTCATCTTCGGCGGCGACGATGACGACGACGTGGTGATCGGCGAGCCCGGCGACACCACGCCGGCGACGCTCACCGAGGAGAGCAACGAGCACCTCGACAAGAGCATCGAAGAGCTCGAGCTCTCGGTGCGGTCGTACAACTGTCTGAAGAACGCCAACATCCGCACGATCAGGGAGCTGGTGGCCAAGACGGAGAACGACCTGCTCAAGACCAAGAATTTCGGCCGGAAGTCGCTCAACGAGATCCGGGAGATCCTCCAGACGATGGGTCTCAGCCTCGGGATGAGCGTGGAGCAGCCGGCGCAGTAA
- the rpsK gene encoding 30S ribosomal protein S11 — MADEKKSGAGRKKVFKKRGEKKVIPTGVAHIQASFNNTLVTITDTEGNVVSWSSAGALGFKGSRKGTPFAATQAAMNAGTAAKGVGMRTVEVRVKGPGAGRESAVRALSNVGLDVKTIRDVTPIPHNGCRPPKKRRV; from the coding sequence ATGGCAGACGAGAAGAAGTCAGGCGCGGGCCGCAAGAAAGTCTTCAAGAAGCGCGGCGAGAAGAAGGTCATCCCGACCGGCGTGGCCCACATCCAGGCCTCGTTCAACAACACGCTGGTGACGATCACCGACACCGAGGGCAACGTGGTGTCGTGGTCGAGCGCCGGAGCCCTCGGCTTCAAGGGCTCGCGCAAGGGCACGCCGTTTGCCGCCACGCAGGCGGCGATGAACGCGGGCACCGCGGCCAAGGGTGTCGGCATGCGGACCGTGGAAGTGCGGGTCAAGGGACCTGGCGCCGGACGCGAGTCGGCTGTGCGCGCGCTGTCCAACGTCGGACTCGACGTGAAGACGATCCGCGACGTCACGCCGATCCCGCACAACGGCTGTCGTCCGCCGAAGAAGCGCCGCGTCTGA
- the rpsM gene encoding 30S ribosomal protein S13 yields MARIAGVDLPRTKRVEIGLTYIFGIGRKRSGDILQAAGVSPDVRVKDLTEEDVRSISKVIEDVGGVEGDLRKEISLNIKRLMEIGCYRGLRHRRSLPARGQRTKTNARTRKGPRKGAIAKKKTV; encoded by the coding sequence ATGGCACGTATCGCAGGTGTGGATCTCCCGCGGACCAAGCGCGTCGAGATCGGACTGACCTACATCTTCGGCATCGGGCGCAAGCGCTCCGGTGACATCCTCCAGGCGGCGGGCGTGAGCCCAGACGTGCGGGTCAAGGACCTCACGGAAGAGGACGTCCGATCGATTTCGAAGGTCATCGAGGACGTGGGCGGCGTGGAGGGCGACCTCCGCAAGGAGATCTCGCTCAACATCAAGCGCCTGATGGAGATCGGCTGCTATCGCGGCCTGCGGCACCGCCGCAGTCTGCCGGCGCGCGGCCAGCGCACCAAGACCAACGCGCGCACCCGCAAGGGCCCGCGCAAGGGCGCGATCGCCAAGAAGAAGACGGTGTAG
- the rpmJ gene encoding 50S ribosomal protein L36: MKVRASVKRICVKCKIVRRRGVVRVICDNQKHKQRQG; the protein is encoded by the coding sequence ATGAAGGTCAGAGCATCGGTCAAGCGCATTTGCGTGAAGTGCAAGATCGTCCGGCGGCGTGGTGTCGTCCGGGTGATTTGCGACAACCAGAAGCACAAGCAGCGGCAGGGATAG
- the infA gene encoding translation initiation factor IF-1, whose translation MGGGLRGTVIEQLPQALYRVSLDSGHVITAHGTGDVRRNFVRILVGDRVVVRVSPVDVTRGRIIERLAPGGRRQNDDGG comes from the coding sequence ATGGGCGGCGGACTGCGCGGCACGGTCATCGAGCAACTGCCGCAGGCGCTCTATCGCGTCAGCCTCGATTCGGGGCACGTGATCACGGCGCACGGTACCGGGGATGTCCGCCGCAACTTCGTGCGGATCCTGGTGGGGGATCGAGTGGTCGTGCGGGTGTCGCCAGTCGACGTCACGCGCGGCCGGATCATCGAGCGGCTGGCTCCGGGGGGCCGCCGGCAGAACGACGATGGCGGGTAG
- the map gene encoding type I methionyl aminopeptidase: protein MITCRSADELVKLRAANQLVARILGELRRLVVPGATTAGIDAEAERLVREAGAQPAFKGYRGFPATICASRNEEVVHGIPSSDVLVEGDILSIDMGVKLDGYYGDSAVTVGVGSIAPEAQQLLDVTEASLYQGIDAVKPGARVSDIGQAIQAYVEGRGFSIVREFVGHGIGTKLHEEPQIPNYGPGGRGPRLAAGMVLAIEPMVNAGRPGVRVLGDGWTAVTVDGLRSAHFEHTVAVTADGVEILTLRPAPAVVGE, encoded by the coding sequence GTGATCACGTGCCGGTCGGCCGACGAACTCGTGAAGCTGCGGGCGGCCAACCAGCTGGTGGCGCGGATCCTCGGCGAGTTGCGCCGGCTGGTGGTGCCGGGTGCAACGACGGCCGGGATCGACGCCGAGGCCGAGCGGCTCGTCCGCGAGGCGGGCGCGCAGCCGGCGTTCAAGGGGTATCGCGGGTTTCCCGCGACCATCTGCGCGTCGCGCAACGAGGAAGTGGTGCACGGCATCCCCTCGTCGGACGTACTGGTGGAGGGCGACATCCTCTCGATCGACATGGGGGTGAAGCTCGACGGGTACTACGGCGATTCGGCCGTGACGGTAGGAGTGGGGAGCATCGCTCCCGAGGCACAGCAGTTGCTCGACGTGACAGAAGCGTCGCTGTACCAGGGGATCGACGCGGTGAAGCCAGGGGCGCGCGTGTCCGACATCGGGCAGGCGATACAGGCGTACGTGGAGGGCCGCGGGTTCTCGATCGTGCGCGAGTTCGTGGGACACGGCATCGGCACGAAGCTGCACGAGGAGCCGCAGATCCCCAACTACGGTCCTGGCGGACGCGGTCCGCGGCTGGCGGCGGGCATGGTGCTCGCCATCGAGCCGATGGTGAACGCGGGGCGGCCGGGCGTGCGGGTGCTGGGCGATGGCTGGACGGCGGTGACCGTCGACGGCCTGCGGTCGGCGCACTTCGAGCACACGGTCGCGGTGACGGCCGACGGCGTGGAGATTCTCACGCTGAGGCCGGCTCCGGCGGTCGTAGGCGAGTGA
- a CDS encoding adenylate kinase, which produces MLGPPGAGKGTQASRLARRHGVPKISTGDILREASAAGTPLGLEARARIDKGHLVSDEVVIAIVEERLTRQDVAAGFILDGFPRTVGQAEALDGMMDGRSPLTVLHLVVPVDVLVGRLHARRVCSVCGTHADPTKPDEGVCANCGGALVTRADDDEQVVRNRLRIYEERTAPLVEFYRGRQTFFTIDGNQAPDAVAEAMHAALTSALAVAQGGAR; this is translated from the coding sequence ATGCTCGGCCCGCCCGGCGCGGGCAAGGGCACGCAAGCCAGCCGGCTGGCCCGGCGCCACGGCGTCCCGAAGATCTCGACCGGCGACATCCTGCGGGAGGCCTCGGCGGCGGGCACGCCGCTCGGACTCGAAGCGCGGGCGCGAATCGACAAGGGCCACCTCGTCAGTGATGAGGTGGTCATCGCCATCGTCGAGGAACGGCTCACTCGACAGGACGTGGCCGCAGGGTTTATCCTTGATGGTTTCCCGCGTACGGTCGGACAGGCTGAGGCGCTGGACGGGATGATGGACGGGCGGTCGCCGTTGACCGTTCTGCACCTGGTGGTACCGGTCGACGTGCTCGTGGGCCGGCTGCACGCGCGCCGCGTGTGCAGCGTCTGCGGCACCCATGCCGATCCCACCAAACCCGACGAGGGCGTGTGCGCCAACTGCGGGGGCGCGCTGGTCACGCGGGCCGACGACGATGAGCAGGTGGTGCGCAACAGGCTGCGGATCTACGAAGAGCGGACCGCGCCGCTGGTGGAGTTCTACCGCGGCAGGCAGACGTTCTTCACGATCGACGGCAACCAGGCGCCCGACGCGGTGGCCGAGGCCATGCACGCGGCATTGACGTCGGCGCTGGCGGTGGCACAGGGAGGGGCACGGTGA